Proteins encoded by one window of Mustela erminea isolate mMusErm1 chromosome 7, mMusErm1.Pri, whole genome shotgun sequence:
- the KCNS1 gene encoding potassium voltage-gated channel subfamily S member 1 isoform X3, producing MLPVEGTHFKNNGSLLVLPTPPGGSQTQAMVSESPGPGARVPWRRSDEALRVNVGGLRRRLSARALARFPGTRLGRLQAAASEEQARRLCDDYDAAAREFYFDRHPGFFLGLLHFYRTGRLHVLDELCVFAFGQEADYWGLGESALAACCRARYLERRVARPRDWDEDSDTPSSVDPCPDEISDVQRELARYGAARCGRLRRRLWLTMENPGYSLPSKLFSCVSIGVVLASIAAMCIHSLPEYQAREAAAAVAAVAAGQGPDGVRDDPVLRHLEYFCIAWFSFEVSSRLLLAPSTRNFFCHPLNLIDIVSVLPFYLTLLAGVALGNQRGASGEDLGDLGKVVQVFRLMRIFRVLKLARHSTGLRSLGATLKHSYREVGILLLYLAVGVSVFSGVAYTAEKEEDVGFDTIPACWWWGTVSMTTVGYGDVVPVTVAGKLAASGCILGGILVVALPITIIFNKFSHFYRRQKALEAAVRNSDPREFEDLQSSVDGVSEVSLETSRETSQEGRSTDLEAQAPRGPTDSQVC from the exons ATGCTGCCAGTGGAGGGGACACACTTTAAGAATAACGGGTCTCTACTGGTGCTCCCAACACCCCCTGG GGGCAGTCAAACCCAA GCCATGGTGAGCGAGTCCCCGGGGCCCGGCGCCCGCGTGCCCTGGCGGCGGAGCGACGAGGCGCTGCGCGTGAACGTGGGCGGCTTGCGGCGGCGGCTGAGCGCACGGGCACTGGCGCGCTTCCCGGGCACGCGGCTGGGCCGCCTGCAGGCGGCGGCATCCGAGGAGCAGGCGCGGCGCCTGTGCGACGACTACGACGCGGCGGCACGCGAGTTCTACTTCGACCGGCACCCGGGCTTCTTCCTGGGCCTGCTGCACTTCTACCGCACCGGCCGCCTGCACGTGCTCGACGAGCTGTGCGTCTTCGCCTTCGGTCAGGAGGCCGACTACTGGGGCCTGGGCGAGAGCGCGCTGGCCGCCTGCTGTCGCGCGCGCTACCTGGAGCGGCGCGTGGCGCGGCCGCGCGACTGGGACGAGGACAGCGACACGCCGAGCAGCGTGGACCCGTGCCCCGACGAGATCTCCGACGTGCAGCGCGAGCTGGCGCGCTATGGGGCCGCGCGCTGCGGCCGCCTGCGCCGCCGCCTGTGGCTCACCATGGAGAACCCCGGctactccctgcccagcaagctCTTCAGCTGCGTCTCCATCGGCGTGGTGCTGGCCTCCATCGCCGCCATGTGCATCCACAGCCTGCCCGAGTACCAGGCCCGCGAGGCGGCGGCCGCCGTGGCCGCGGTGGCCGCGGGTCAGGGCCCGGACGGCGTGCGCGACGACCCGGTGCTGCGGCACCTCGAGTACTTCTGCATCGCCTGGTTCAGCTTCGAGGTGTCGTCGCGGCTGCTGCTGGCGCCCAGCACGCGCAACTTCTTCTGCCACCCGCTCAACCTCATTGACATCGTGTCGGTGCTGCCCTTCTATCTCACGCTGCTGGCCGGCGTGGCACTCGGCAACCAGCGCGGCGCGAGCGGCGAGGACCTCGGTGACCTGGGCAAGGTGGTGCAGGTGTTCCGCCTCATGCGCATCTTCCGCGTGCTCAAGCTGGCGCGCCACTCCACCGGGTTGCGCTCGCTGGGCGCCACGCTCAAG CACAGCTACCGCGAGGTGGGCATCTTACTGCTGTATCTGGCCGTGGGGGTGTCCGTGTTCTCCGGTGTGGCCTACACAGCTGAGAAGGAGGAGGACGTGGGCTTTGACACCATCCCCGCCTGCTGGTGGTGGGGCACGGTGAGCATGACCACCGTGGGCTACGGGGACGTGGTTCCCGTGACAGTGGCTGGCAAGCTGGCAGCCTCAGGCTGCATCCTGGGGGGCATCCTGGTGGTGGCGCtccccatcaccatcatcttcaaCAAGTTCTCTCACTTCTACCGCCGCCAGAAGGCTCTGGAGGCCGCCGTGCGCAACAGCGACCCCCGGGAGTTTGAGGACTTGCAGAGCAGTGTCGACGGGGTGTCCGAGGTGTCTCTGGAGACGTCCCGTGAGACCTCCCAGGAGGGAAGGTCTACAGACCTGGAGGCCCAGGCCCCCCGTGGGCCAACAGACTCTCAGGTTTGCTAG
- the KCNS1 gene encoding potassium voltage-gated channel subfamily S member 1 isoform X2, which translates to MVSESPGPGARVPWRRSDEALRVNVGGLRRRLSARALARFPGTRLGRLQAAASEEQARRLCDDYDAAAREFYFDRHPGFFLGLLHFYRTGRLHVLDELCVFAFGQEADYWGLGESALAACCRARYLERRVARPRDWDEDSDTPSSVDPCPDEISDVQRELARYGAARCGRLRRRLWLTMENPGYSLPSKLFSCVSIGVVLASIAAMCIHSLPEYQAREAAAAVAAVAAGQGPDGVRDDPVLRHLEYFCIAWFSFEVSSRLLLAPSTRNFFCHPLNLIDIVSVLPFYLTLLAGVALGNQRGASGEDLGDLGKVVQVFRLMRIFRVLKLARHSTGLRSLGATLKHSYREVGILLLYLAVGVSVFSGVAYTAEKEEDVGFDTIPACWWWGTKALEAAVRNSDPREFEDLQSSVDGVSEVSLETSRETSQEGRSTDLEAQAPRGPTDSQVC; encoded by the exons ATGGTGAGCGAGTCCCCGGGGCCCGGCGCCCGCGTGCCCTGGCGGCGGAGCGACGAGGCGCTGCGCGTGAACGTGGGCGGCTTGCGGCGGCGGCTGAGCGCACGGGCACTGGCGCGCTTCCCGGGCACGCGGCTGGGCCGCCTGCAGGCGGCGGCATCCGAGGAGCAGGCGCGGCGCCTGTGCGACGACTACGACGCGGCGGCACGCGAGTTCTACTTCGACCGGCACCCGGGCTTCTTCCTGGGCCTGCTGCACTTCTACCGCACCGGCCGCCTGCACGTGCTCGACGAGCTGTGCGTCTTCGCCTTCGGTCAGGAGGCCGACTACTGGGGCCTGGGCGAGAGCGCGCTGGCCGCCTGCTGTCGCGCGCGCTACCTGGAGCGGCGCGTGGCGCGGCCGCGCGACTGGGACGAGGACAGCGACACGCCGAGCAGCGTGGACCCGTGCCCCGACGAGATCTCCGACGTGCAGCGCGAGCTGGCGCGCTATGGGGCCGCGCGCTGCGGCCGCCTGCGCCGCCGCCTGTGGCTCACCATGGAGAACCCCGGctactccctgcccagcaagctCTTCAGCTGCGTCTCCATCGGCGTGGTGCTGGCCTCCATCGCCGCCATGTGCATCCACAGCCTGCCCGAGTACCAGGCCCGCGAGGCGGCGGCCGCCGTGGCCGCGGTGGCCGCGGGTCAGGGCCCGGACGGCGTGCGCGACGACCCGGTGCTGCGGCACCTCGAGTACTTCTGCATCGCCTGGTTCAGCTTCGAGGTGTCGTCGCGGCTGCTGCTGGCGCCCAGCACGCGCAACTTCTTCTGCCACCCGCTCAACCTCATTGACATCGTGTCGGTGCTGCCCTTCTATCTCACGCTGCTGGCCGGCGTGGCACTCGGCAACCAGCGCGGCGCGAGCGGCGAGGACCTCGGTGACCTGGGCAAGGTGGTGCAGGTGTTCCGCCTCATGCGCATCTTCCGCGTGCTCAAGCTGGCGCGCCACTCCACCGGGTTGCGCTCGCTGGGCGCCACGCTCAAG CACAGCTACCGCGAGGTGGGCATCTTACTGCTGTATCTGGCCGTGGGGGTGTCCGTGTTCTCCGGTGTGGCCTACACAGCTGAGAAGGAGGAGGACGTGGGCTTTGACACCATCCCCGCCTGCTGGTGGTGGGGCACG AAGGCTCTGGAGGCCGCCGTGCGCAACAGCGACCCCCGGGAGTTTGAGGACTTGCAGAGCAGTGTCGACGGGGTGTCCGAGGTGTCTCTGGAGACGTCCCGTGAGACCTCCCAGGAGGGAAGGTCTACAGACCTGGAGGCCCAGGCCCCCCGTGGGCCAACAGACTCTCAGGTTTGCTAG
- the KCNS1 gene encoding potassium voltage-gated channel subfamily S member 1 isoform X1: MVSESPGPGARVPWRRSDEALRVNVGGLRRRLSARALARFPGTRLGRLQAAASEEQARRLCDDYDAAAREFYFDRHPGFFLGLLHFYRTGRLHVLDELCVFAFGQEADYWGLGESALAACCRARYLERRVARPRDWDEDSDTPSSVDPCPDEISDVQRELARYGAARCGRLRRRLWLTMENPGYSLPSKLFSCVSIGVVLASIAAMCIHSLPEYQAREAAAAVAAVAAGQGPDGVRDDPVLRHLEYFCIAWFSFEVSSRLLLAPSTRNFFCHPLNLIDIVSVLPFYLTLLAGVALGNQRGASGEDLGDLGKVVQVFRLMRIFRVLKLARHSTGLRSLGATLKHSYREVGILLLYLAVGVSVFSGVAYTAEKEEDVGFDTIPACWWWGTVSMTTVGYGDVVPVTVAGKLAASGCILGGILVVALPITIIFNKFSHFYRRQKALEAAVRNSDPREFEDLQSSVDGVSEVSLETSRETSQEGRSTDLEAQAPRGPTDSQVC; the protein is encoded by the exons ATGGTGAGCGAGTCCCCGGGGCCCGGCGCCCGCGTGCCCTGGCGGCGGAGCGACGAGGCGCTGCGCGTGAACGTGGGCGGCTTGCGGCGGCGGCTGAGCGCACGGGCACTGGCGCGCTTCCCGGGCACGCGGCTGGGCCGCCTGCAGGCGGCGGCATCCGAGGAGCAGGCGCGGCGCCTGTGCGACGACTACGACGCGGCGGCACGCGAGTTCTACTTCGACCGGCACCCGGGCTTCTTCCTGGGCCTGCTGCACTTCTACCGCACCGGCCGCCTGCACGTGCTCGACGAGCTGTGCGTCTTCGCCTTCGGTCAGGAGGCCGACTACTGGGGCCTGGGCGAGAGCGCGCTGGCCGCCTGCTGTCGCGCGCGCTACCTGGAGCGGCGCGTGGCGCGGCCGCGCGACTGGGACGAGGACAGCGACACGCCGAGCAGCGTGGACCCGTGCCCCGACGAGATCTCCGACGTGCAGCGCGAGCTGGCGCGCTATGGGGCCGCGCGCTGCGGCCGCCTGCGCCGCCGCCTGTGGCTCACCATGGAGAACCCCGGctactccctgcccagcaagctCTTCAGCTGCGTCTCCATCGGCGTGGTGCTGGCCTCCATCGCCGCCATGTGCATCCACAGCCTGCCCGAGTACCAGGCCCGCGAGGCGGCGGCCGCCGTGGCCGCGGTGGCCGCGGGTCAGGGCCCGGACGGCGTGCGCGACGACCCGGTGCTGCGGCACCTCGAGTACTTCTGCATCGCCTGGTTCAGCTTCGAGGTGTCGTCGCGGCTGCTGCTGGCGCCCAGCACGCGCAACTTCTTCTGCCACCCGCTCAACCTCATTGACATCGTGTCGGTGCTGCCCTTCTATCTCACGCTGCTGGCCGGCGTGGCACTCGGCAACCAGCGCGGCGCGAGCGGCGAGGACCTCGGTGACCTGGGCAAGGTGGTGCAGGTGTTCCGCCTCATGCGCATCTTCCGCGTGCTCAAGCTGGCGCGCCACTCCACCGGGTTGCGCTCGCTGGGCGCCACGCTCAAG CACAGCTACCGCGAGGTGGGCATCTTACTGCTGTATCTGGCCGTGGGGGTGTCCGTGTTCTCCGGTGTGGCCTACACAGCTGAGAAGGAGGAGGACGTGGGCTTTGACACCATCCCCGCCTGCTGGTGGTGGGGCACGGTGAGCATGACCACCGTGGGCTACGGGGACGTGGTTCCCGTGACAGTGGCTGGCAAGCTGGCAGCCTCAGGCTGCATCCTGGGGGGCATCCTGGTGGTGGCGCtccccatcaccatcatcttcaaCAAGTTCTCTCACTTCTACCGCCGCCAGAAGGCTCTGGAGGCCGCCGTGCGCAACAGCGACCCCCGGGAGTTTGAGGACTTGCAGAGCAGTGTCGACGGGGTGTCCGAGGTGTCTCTGGAGACGTCCCGTGAGACCTCCCAGGAGGGAAGGTCTACAGACCTGGAGGCCCAGGCCCCCCGTGGGCCAACAGACTCTCAGGTTTGCTAG